CCGATCTGCCCAAACCCAAGTACGTCCATTCGATCAACGAAGTGATCGAAAGCCTCGAGGCAGGCGACACGGCTGGTCGCGACGCCACCGGCATCATGGGGCAAGGTGGTCGCTTTGAACTGGCCGCACTTGTCATGCCTGCCACCGTCGAGCACATCCGCAAGATCAGCGAGCATAACGAGCGGATGCCGGCAAAAAGCACCTATTTCTATCCCAAGCTCGTTAGCGGCCTGGTGATCAATCCGCTGGAATGAATTCGCCAGTTGCCTTCCAATTCTGTTTTCCGACTGTTCGCTGGTGCAAATTTCAAGCATCGATTGATCTTCGGCGGGTTTCACGTGAAACCCGCCACCTGCACTCTGCGTACTCTGCGTGTTTCACGAGAAGTGGGCAATTCATGCCAAATGCGTAGTTTCACGTGAAACGCCGCACTATGCGGCTGAGGTTGCCATGCGCGACCGTTGCGTGACGATTTCAACCTCGCCCCCACAAGGTCCGAATAACCATAACGGTCGGCGCAGTTCCGACGTTCAGCAAATCGCGACTGGTTGTTGTGCTACCACTGCAAGCATTTTATATGCTCACCTTCGATTCAAATGCTCGCGACAGCCGAACCGGACTTCCGTGCTTGTCTCGAATCCTCTGCGTTGCGAACCAAAAAGGAGGGGTCGGCAAGACGACCACCGCAGTCAACTTGGCGGTTGGCTTGGCGACGGGGGGCGCTCGCACGTTGCTGATCGACCTCGACCCACAATGTAACGCCACCAGCGGCCTCGGCTATCAGCCTGCCAACCGCCATCCGCTGGTCTCCGATTCGCCACTGCGAGAATCGTTGCTGACGACCAATTTATCTGCCCTCGAACTACTTCCAGGGTGCCGCAACTTTCAAGATGTCGAAACCCTCGCGGGCGGCCAATGTCATTCGGCCACGCTCAGACAACATTTGGCCAGCGGCCTGAGTTCGTACGACTATGTGCTTATCGACTGCCCTCCATCACTGGGGCAACTGACTCGTACTGCGCTGGCCAGCTCGACCGAAGTCGTCATGCCAATTCAGTGTG
This region of Pirellulales bacterium genomic DNA includes:
- a CDS encoding ParA family protein; protein product: MSRILCVANQKGGVGKTTTAVNLAVGLATGGARTLLIDLDPQCNATSGLGYQPANRHPLVSDSPLRESLLTTNLSALELLPGCRNFQDVETLAGGQCHSATLRQHLASGLSSYDYVLIDCPPSLGQLTRTALASSTEVVMPIQCEYFAMEGLAQMIDVIRQVMREPPRRLQFGGIVLTMVDDSLELTHEVEQQVREFFGDIVFRTVVPRDVAVSEAPSHGVSVITYAPRSRGARAYVELCRELREAA